From the bacterium genome, the window TCGCTTTCCATTTTGGAAGAAGTAAGTATAACTACCGGGATATTGCAAAGAGCTTCGCTTTTTTTAATCTGCTTTAGAACTTCCAGCCCGTCAACTTTCGGCATTTTTAAATCGAGCAGCACAACAACCGGATTACCGTTTCCCCGATCTTTATATTTAGCGCGTTTAAAAAGATAATCCAGAGCTTCTTCTCCATCTCTTACCACATCGATCTTATTGGCTATATTGATTTCCTCAAGAGCGGCAAGTGTAAGATCGATATCTTTCTGGTCATCTTCTGCTAATAGTATTCTTTTCAGATCATTCATTCTTTCCTCATCTCGGTTGCTTTAAAAAACGAAATTTTACATTTTTCCGTCAAGAGCAAAAATATTCATTTTCAGGCGTCGGATAATGTAAAAAAGAAAGAAGCACCTTCATTTATCTTTCCCTCTGCCCGGATGTCCCCGCCATGTTTCATTATTATTCGTTTCACATTTGCCAATCCGATACCGGTACCCGGGAACTCATTAATGCTGTGTAAGCGTTGAAAGACACCAAATATTTTATCTACATATTTCTGATCAAAGCCAACCCCATTATCTTTGATGAAGAAAATGGTATTACCGTCTGTATCTTTCTCTGTGCCAATATGAATTTCAGGATTTTTCTCTTTACCGGTAAATTTAATAGCATTCGAGATAAGATTTACCCACGCCTGCCTTATCAAAGAAACATCGAGATTAACATCGGGCATGTCATCAACTATGATAGAGATATTATTCTCTTTGATATCAGAATCAAATATCTGCATTGCTTCATCTATTACTGTTTTCATATTGATATTGATCTTTTTCACATCTTTTCTACTCATCCTTGAGAAAACAAGCAGATCGTCGATGAGTTGGTTCATTTGTTTGGAAGCGCTAATTATATTATCAAAATAATTCTGTGATTTTTCATCAATTATGTGCTTAATGTTTTTATTCAGAAGTTTGGTAAATCCGTCAATATGGCGCAGAGGAGCACGCAGGTCGTGTGAAACCGAATAGGAAAAAGCTTCCAGTTCTTTATTGGCAGCTTCCAGTTTTTTATTAGATACATCGAGTTCTACTCGTGATTCATTTACATCTTCCAGGAGTAGAGCAAGGGATTGCTGGGATTTTTCAAGTTTCTTGTTTTTTTCTTCTAATTCTGCTGTTCGTTCCTTGACGAGTTCTTCCAGGTGTTCACGGTGTTTTCGTAGTTCTGCCTCTGCCTGCTTGCGCATGGTGATGTCTTTCATAATACCAAGCCTCCGGTAAGCTTTCCCTTTTTCATCAGCAAGAAAAAGGCCGCTATCCTCCATATAAAAATAAGTTCCATCCTTGTGTTTGAAACGATACTCCACATGATAATTGGAACATTCCTTCATGGCTTTATCGAGCAGCGTCAATGCAGCCTTGTGGTCATCAGGATGTATTCGCTTTTCCCAGCCGGATATATCGACCTTCTGAAACTCCTTGAGAGTAAAACCTGTAATCGTCTGAATATCCCCCGACCAGCCGATCTTGCCTGTAAGAATATCGTAATCGTACAGTATTTGACCAGATTGTTCTGCCAGCAGACGGTATTTTTCCTCGCTTATTTCCAGGCTTATGTTTAGTTCATTTAATTCTTCGTTTCTGCGGCGTATAGCTCTTGTTCTTAGCTTGTAAATAAAAATTGCAGCAGACAGTATTGACAAGATTAATAGAACACGAAACCACCAGATCTGCCAAAATGGAGGAGGCACTATTATTTTTAATGATGCCCCTTCTTCATTCCAGATACCATCATTATTACAGGCAATAACACGAAAGCAATAGGAACCCGGGGGAATATTGGTGTAATATGCCGTCCGGCGTGTTCCTGCGTCAATCCATTCTTTGTTCCACCCTTCTAATTTGTACTTAAATTTCACTCTTTCCGGGACCAAAAAACTGAGACCCGTATAGTGAAACTCAAAATCCTTATTCCCCGGAGAAATTTGAATTACCCCGCTCGCGGCAAAAGATCTATTGTCAATAATGACGTGCTCGATGAGCACCGGAGGAGGTAGCTTATTAGTCCTTATATTTTCCGGATTAATCATTACCACACCCCTTATGGTCGGAAACCAGAGCTTTCCATCCCTGCTCTTCCAACCCGCCGGCTGAAAGCCACCATTGCATTCTTTACTCATCATACCATCCGGCTCGCCATAAGAAATAGAATTAATTGAACTTATTTTTCCCTCTGCAAAATCGTTGAGCTCTCTCATGCTGACCCGGAAAATACCATTGTTGCAGCTCATCCATAAGTTCCCTTTTCCATCTTCAAGGATCTGCCATACAGAATCATCAAACAAACCTTCTTTAGTGGTATAGGCTGTGAATTTCCCATCTTTTAACCGGTTGAGACCGCCACCTCTTGTGCCAATCCAGAGACTTCCTTCTCCGTCCTCATAGATTGACCTCACAAGATCGTTAGACAATCCCTCCTTAGTGGAGTAGACCGTAAATTTCCCATCCCTTAATCTGTTTAATCCACCACCGTCCGTGCCAATCCAGAGACTGCCTTCTCTGTCCTCATAGATTGACCTCACCATGTCGTTAGACAATCCATCTTTGGTGGTATAGGCTGTGAATTTTCCATCCCTCAATCGGTTAAGTCCGCCACGCCATGTGCCAATCCAGAGACTGCCCTTTCTGTCCTCATAGATTGACCACACCATGTCGTTAGACAATCCCTCTTTGGTGGTATAAACCGTAAATTTACCATCCTTTAATCTGTTTAATCCTTCTCCCGTGCCAATCCAGAGACTGCCCTCTCTGTCCTCATAGATTGACTTCACAAGATCGCTGGACAATCCCTCCTTAGTGGTGTAGACCGTAAATTTATCATCCTTTAATCTGTTTAATCCACCACCGTCCGTGCCAATCCAGAGACTGCCTTCTCTGTCTTCATAGATCGACTTCACAAAATCGTTAGACAATCCCTCTTTGGTGGTATAAACCGTAAATTTCCCATCCCTTAATCTGTTTAATCCACCACCTTCCGTGCCAATCCAGATACTGCCTTCTCTGTCCTCATAGATCGACTTCACTATGTCGTCAGACAATCCCTCTTTGGTGGTAAAGGCTGTGAATTTTCCATCCTTAAATCGGTTAAGGCCACCACTATATGTGCCAATCCAGAGACTGCCATTTCTGTCCTCATAGATTGACCACACCATGTCGTTAGACAATCCATCTTTGGTGGTATAGGCTGTGAATTTCCCATCCCTTAATCTGTTTAATCCTTCTCCTGTGCCAATCCAGAGACTGCCCTCTCTGTCCTCATAGATTGACCTCACAAAGTCGTTAGACAATCCATCTTTGGTGGTATAGGCTGTGAATTTTCCATCCCTCAATCGGTTAAGCCCGCCACCTCCTGTGCCAATCCAGATACTGCCCTCTCTGTCCTCATAGATTGACCTCACAAAGTCGTTAGACAATCCATCTTTGGTGGTATAGGCTGTGAATTTTCCATCCCTCAATCGGTTAAGGCCGCCACTATATGTGCCAATCCAGATACTGCCCTTTCCGTCCTCACAGATTGACCACACCATGTTGTCAGACAATCCCTCTTTGGTGGTATAGGCTGTGAATTCTTTGTCTTTTAATCGGTTAAGCCCGCCACCATACGTGCCAATCCAGAGACTGCCCTCATGATCCTCAAAAAGTGTTAAAATGTGACTGTCTTTTATATTTTTAGTATTTTTCTTGTCAAACACAGTAAACCTTACGCCATCGAAACGTACAAGACCTTCCTGAGTTCCGAGCCAGATGTAGCCATCACGAGTCTGGAGTATGGCTGTTATAGTGCTTTGCGGAAGTCCATCCTCTACCTGCCATACATCATGAACATACTGTGTAATGGTTTTATCAGGATCAAGCGCCCAGGCAGTAACGGGCTCACTCAGAATTATGATCAAAAGAAGAAATCCAACCGCTTGGTAAAATAAACACCTTAATTTATTTTTCACCATTTGCCCCAGTGTTTATGAATTATTTTCTGATCACTTGCCATTGTTTACTTGTCCTCCAACTCTTTCACCTTATCTTTCAATTCTTTTATCCTGAATTCTCTGTCCACGAAAAGTTTATTGAATTCTTCAAGTTTCTTGTTTTTTTCTTCTAATTCTTTAGTGCGTTTTTTTACCAGATCTTCCAGGTGGTCACGGTATTTTTCAAGTTCTTCATGAGCATTGTGAAGGCTTTCCTTTGATTGCTCGAGTTTATTAATTTTTTGATGCAATTCATTTGTTCGTTCTGCGACTAAACCTTCTAATAGTATAGCATATTTTTTCTTTACACGGTAGCGATAATAAATAATGAAGGCGATCAACATAATAATCAATATACCTAATATAAGCAGCCATCTCTCTGTATGG encodes:
- a CDS encoding response regulator, which produces MNDLKRILLAEDDQKDIDLTLAALEEINIANKIDVVRDGEEALDYLFKRAKYKDRGNGNPVVVLLDLKMPKVDGLEVLKQIKKSEALCNIPVVILTSSKMESDLITSYNLGVNAYVVKPVEFEDFMKAVKDLGSFWAILNETPPDK
- a CDS encoding PAS domain-containing protein gives rise to the protein MIIILSEPVTAWALDPDKTITQYVHDVWQVEDGLPQSTITAILQTRDGYIWLGTQEGLVRFDGVRFTVFDKKNTKNIKDSHILTLFEDHEGSLWIGTYGGGLNRLKDKEFTAYTTKEGLSDNMVWSICEDGKGSIWIGTYSGGLNRLRDGKFTAYTTKDGLSNDFVRSIYEDREGSIWIGTGGGGLNRLRDGKFTAYTTKDGLSNDFVRSIYEDREGSLWIGTGEGLNRLRDGKFTAYTTKDGLSNDMVWSIYEDRNGSLWIGTYSGGLNRFKDGKFTAFTTKEGLSDDIVKSIYEDREGSIWIGTEGGGLNRLRDGKFTVYTTKEGLSNDFVKSIYEDREGSLWIGTDGGGLNRLKDDKFTVYTTKEGLSSDLVKSIYEDREGSLWIGTGEGLNRLKDGKFTVYTTKEGLSNDMVWSIYEDRKGSLWIGTWRGGLNRLRDGKFTAYTTKDGLSNDMVRSIYEDREGSLWIGTDGGGLNRLRDGKFTVYSTKEGLSNDLVRSIYEDGEGSLWIGTRGGGLNRLKDGKFTAYTTKEGLFDDSVWQILEDGKGNLWMSCNNGIFRVSMRELNDFAEGKISSINSISYGEPDGMMSKECNGGFQPAGWKSRDGKLWFPTIRGVVMINPENIRTNKLPPPVLIEHVIIDNRSFAASGVIQISPGNKDFEFHYTGLSFLVPERVKFKYKLEGWNKEWIDAGTRRTAYYTNIPPGSYCFRVIACNNDGIWNEEGASLKIIVPPPFWQIWWFRVLLILSILSAAIFIYKLRTRAIRRRNEELNELNISLEISEEKYRLLAEQSGQILYDYDILTGKIGWSGDIQTITGFTLKEFQKVDISGWEKRIHPDDHKAALTLLDKAMKECSNYHVEYRFKHKDGTYFYMEDSGLFLADEKGKAYRRLGIMKDITMRKQAEAELRKHREHLEELVKERTAELEEKNKKLEKSQQSLALLLEDVNESRVELDVSNKKLEAANKELEAFSYSVSHDLRAPLRHIDGFTKLLNKNIKHIIDEKSQNYFDNIISASKQMNQLIDDLLVFSRMSRKDVKKININMKTVIDEAMQIFDSDIKENNISIIVDDMPDVNLDVSLIRQAWVNLISNAIKFTGKEKNPEIHIGTEKDTDGNTIFFIKDNGVGFDQKYVDKIFGVFQRLHSINEFPGTGIGLANVKRIIMKHGGDIRAEGKINEGASFFFTLSDA